A segment of the Nasonia vitripennis strain AsymCx chromosome 2, Nvit_psr_1.1, whole genome shotgun sequence genome:
CATTCGACCTCCGACTGCATGGTGTCGGCTACTTTTGAGTGCGCCATGTATAAGCGCTTTAGCTTTGCTCGCAGATCCGCTAGTAATGGAATTATTCCATTAATGGATCGCGCACTTTTTCATTCGATGAAATCGGTATTACTGGCGGAACGCGCAAGCTGCGGTGGCTAAAAGGCTGAACCGAGACTTTAGTGGGTTACCCCCTTTGTGTAATCATTCAAGACTCGATTGACGGGAGTATAATCCACTCGCTGCAGTGCTTTGAGCTTATAACTACGAGCTGATAACTCAATTTGAATCCTCTTTTCAAACGTGGCTTATTAAGGGGGcacacaccacctttgaaattaaaataaaaatttttcattaaaaatgtataaatacttatataaatgaaccaaatttttattactattcttagacataattacctttattttggtggttttagaccttctatatacctctataatacctacgtatagtagggaatccataattcacttaccgtaagattccaaaggaacgaatggcccaaatgagctcaaactctaggatattgtttaaaagtacattagttatggtatgaatgaggggatttggtttaaatttcatagaaaaaaagttacatgatagttatgttaaaattaatcaaaaattgataaaaaaaatcagtaatatgcttataaaactttttctatgaaatttggttcatttatataagtatttataaatttttaatgaaaaattttgattttaatgtcaaaggtggtgtgcccccttaaacGTCGATTGCCTTGTTTGCAGTTATAGTGGGCCCAGGAGAGGGCCCGGTACTGGTGCAAGGACCCCGTCAGAGCTCCGCTACGATCGTGGGCCCGTCCGAAGGACCAGCCACGATCGTAGGACCCTCATCCGGCGCAGCAACGATAGTAGGCCCCTCCTCGGGGGCAGCCACCATAGTGGGCCCTACCGCGGGAGGGGCGACTATCGTCGGACCTTCCGAAGGAGGCGCCACCATCGTTGGACCCACAGCCGGTGCTGCCACCATCGTTGGACCGTCAGAGGGAGGCGCCACTATCGTCGGGCCCCAACAGGCCCCTGCCACGATAATCGGACCATCCACGAGGCCGGTGGCCATCGTTGGATCCTCCAGACACGACGGGTATGCGCATGCGCATGCGGAAGCTCATGCAGAGGCTCATGCGCATACGCACGCGAACAACTGGGTCTGGAGCCAGCCTCCCATTATCGTCAAAGGTGATTGTTAGGAAACGGTATACAAAGCATGTATTCTTGGGGGTGTATGGTACAGGACCTAAAAATTGTGTTGTAATTCATGCACAGAACAATGAATGCACTTTACTAACAACTTTGGCGAATGATTAATCAGATTTTATTATGATGGTAAAATGGCAAGCAATAAGATTCTGTGGAACCTTGTCGGTTCTGAACAAACTCGAAATATCCCCCCTCAACATTTTTGTCACTGGCCGGTAGCTTAAGTTAGAAGTTATACGTTGTAAAAATTCTATCAACACAAGTGTCATCACACGACTTCTTTAAAGATAAGTACACGCAATCAAGCAGAGCCAGGTGCGTGACTATCCACCGAAATAACGTTTCTCTACTATTTTCAACAGAACGACCTACCATTATTCGCGAGGACGTGCACTATCACCATGAACACCACCCGGTAGTGGTCAAGCAGCCCGTCTACGACAACCACGTGGTATGCGCACCAGCCGTGGCCGGTTGGGACACAAACGCCGCCGTCAAAGCCGTGGCCCACGCAGCTTCTCACTACGGCCCAGTCCATGTGGGTACGGCCCATGGTCGACCAGTGGTCACCGTCTCGGGCCCACTTAGCGTACACGGACATGGACACGAGCACAACCACGTTCACGTCGAGAGCCTTCCACGACCCGTGGCTGCACTTTCGGGACCGGTGGCACCAATCGCCGTCATCACTGGACCTTCGGGATCGATCAGTACCGGTGGTTCCTCAGCATCGTCCATAGCCTCGGCGCATTCGTCAGCGTATGCTCATAGCAACGATTGGGCGGTCAAGAAGTACTGGTATCCCAGCCCTACTTGGAGGAAATGCTAAAGAAACTTTGTAGATAAAAGCCAACGAGATAACGTCACGCACGATATGCGACAATgtcaaattaaattaataagtGCATAGGGATGAAATCCTGTTTTCAAGCGtcaataaataacaattttgtccaatattcaaaatttgaataatttcttCTAACGACTCCCATACTAACGAATGCAATCATAGCAAACATTCACAAAACAGACATCAACAGCCTGATCCCAATACCGCATTAAAAACTTTTACAGTCAAGTGCGTTAAGTGGAGatactttaaaaatttacaacaaaaaCAAAACCCACACGTGGCGCAAGAGTGGGCAAGCGCGCAGCAGTTATCGAGTGCCGCACACAGAACCGGGAAACCTTCCCCCGCGCgtacataaaaaaatcgaagcacgcaataaaaattgaagaacGATCCGAGCGCTAGCACACGTACACAGCGCCCTCCCCAACCCAACACAGCCATTCCGCGCGTTTGCATCGAATTTCCGTGGCGCGCGTTACTTTATTGTCGCGCGCGGTAAGTACTTGTTTTTATCTGGCGCACGTGCGAAAATGCCAATATCTCTCATAATAGAGCTGCTTTTACCGCGCAGGGAGCTTCCCTCTCGCACGTTCGAAAAGTTTATTTGCCGGCTCGAGGCGCTACTTATCCTacgaatatatacatatacacgtaCACCTGCAGcctcgcgcgagagctcggCGGCTTCGGgggatatttatttgtttcgtGCGCGCTCGAACGGAGCCTATGCTGCTGTCGCGCATAGACATCTATATAATGTGCTACGTCCGCGGAGAGGAAACTTTGGGCCGGTAAGTTTGCTTTTCCGGCCGCGAAACGTATGCGCCACTTAAGATGCAGACGCCGCGCCCCATTTCGAAGGCTGCCACTGTCGCGGAAGAGAGCTCTGTCGAGTTGTAACTTCGATACTTTCATACGTAATGAGAAAGTTTCACCCATAAAAGGGGGAAGAGATTCGCTCCGCGGGATGACGCAACAGGCTGAGAAAAATTCGCGAAGCTTTTTCCGACTCGATGAACGGTGTCTGTAACGCTGGCGTCTTTTATATTTGGTTTCGAGTCGAGGCGTAGTTCGATCGTCTCAAATTAACGTTGCTCGAGTCGAAGGACTCTTGGTTTATTGTAATTGGATTTGATTGGAGCGCGATCCTTTTGAATCCTCTTTAGCGGGGTAGATATTCAATTTACTGTAACTCAATCAACTTTATTATGATGACTTTGGTATAATTTTTCATTGGAAAATAGATTTTCTATTAATGGCATCGCAAACGGGTAATTCAGGTGGATAGGCACATTCgttgcgaaaaaaaaactttttattgcGATGAAACAATAATCGAAATCATCGCTACTACCAAAATAACGTAACATCTTCGATCAGAAAATTCAAGCAGTTGGGGCAGctggagcagcagcagcttcacCGGGTGCGGGTGGCCAGCCTGGCATCGCTGGCATAGCCCTTCTGAAGGTCTCGATCGCCGGGTTGATAAAGTTCATCACGGTCGTCCAGGCCTGGTTGAAGTCAGCGGGCCATGGTGCAGGTGCAGGCGCTTCTTGCGCCTCGGCTCTCTCGATCGTCTACAAAATTGGCGAAAGGTGTGAGCGACGGGAGAGGAATCGGCTTGTAAAAAAGCAGATTAAAAGAGCGCTATAGTTGTGCTTTGATGGATGAATCGGACGACTCTGCGAGATGAgcgctttttttcctttcacACGGTTTACACGTAGGAGACGCGCGCGTGATGACCTCTAACTTTGATGAGCGCTCTCTTTCATTACTCCGCTAAATGGCCTTTTGCGCGTTCTCcttatctctcgcgcgcttatCTCTCCGAGCGAATAATCGTAAATTTTGCAGTGATGCCGTTGAAAGCGAAATgggaattttttatttttcaaagccgGAGTTTCGCTTAACAATAGATCGTTATTTCGAAAGGTTTATTTGAAGCGTTGGCTAAGTAATGAAAACGCATCCCCCTATACTGATACTGCGATGGATTTGAATAGTTAACATTTTCATTTCACAATTTCTTCGCGAATAGGGCTCGCTacgaatttttatttgttaaaaCGACTCTCCGTAATTATTGATCGCTCGCGCGGAACGCAATGCaaacaaatgaaaaaccgaaaaCGGGGGCTTCACGCCCAGCTTCATTAAAATGTAACccgtaaatcgaaaaccaacaCTCGCTCGGgcataaaaaatgcaaaacgCACATTTCGATTGCGACTCGAGCCAgccgtaaaataattcaaacttgAATAAATCACGCACATCTGTCGCGCTTCATGAACAGCGATTTACGACCACGCGCGAcgtttatttacaatttaccCGTTACGTCCtagcaataataattaatccGACGTGCTTACATCGAGGAAAATCACTTCATTTAGCCAGGCGGAAAAAAAGCTTCTTCGAGACGTTTGTCCCGATAAAAATATCTAGCGGCTATTGAGAAGACTCGAAAGAGAAGGATCGAAGCGAATGCAGGTGCACAAAGCTGCGAGAGCAAGCGCATCGATTGAGGAAAATATTTCCCGCGCGACAGCTGCCAAAGCGAGATAGAGCAGCAATTGGAAAAGGGATCATTAGCGCCGAGAAAAGGAGGACGTCTCTCtcgaatcgatcgatcgagctTACGAAGACTCCAGCGTCTTttagaagaagaggaagaagtggagggagaaaaaaacgagcgggaaaattgaagaaatagaaaaagtaaCCAGAATAAATGGAGGCGGACAGCGTAAAGGACGTCGCGCAAGGAGCTTCTCGCTATAatggcgcgcgcgagcattcAACAATAAGAAACTGAATAATCATTGCAGCAAGAGCTGCGAGCACTCGTTTTCCACCACTCGAGCGCGCGTTACTAAGTTTCTGTTTTTCTTACTATAGACAAGGGTTAATACTTACGtagacgacgaggacgagagCCAAAATCACTGCGCACTTGAGGGACATCGTCGTCTTCCAGTGAAACACTCGAGACTCATGTTGTTAACGAGTCTCCTCCGGGTATTTATTATGCGCGCGTCTGTCGAAGTCAATGGCGAAATCAGGATGCTGATATGCGCGCCGGACGTGACTTCGGGCTAAATAAAAGCCAGCGACGAGCATAATCGCCTCACGTTCGGACTGCGCCGAGTGTTTAGAGTTAGGTGTATCGCGCTCCATTGAGCGCTCGGTCTTCTgttatttttgttcttctcGTTAGCCCAAGTTCCGTGTAGCTTCCTTTTTTCGCGAGACTGCACGGCGAGTTGGCTGAACACGTTACATTATTTTACACTGGAAACGGAAACACCCTAACGATGTAAAAATCTCTTCAAAACTGCGCGCTCACAGTCTAGACGCTCTAACGAAGCTCCGAAAAAAGTATATGTGTGCTCCACTCGCCGTAATGCAAGAAAACAAGCGAAAAATCCGCAACTCCGGTGCGTCGAAATAATCAGTCGTCCTGTGTCTTGGACCAGCGTACACGCAGTCCTTTAATGAAAATCCTCCTCTGGCTAAACGAATTACGGTTACAACAACAGCACTTCGCGCGCAGCTTCCTGGTAATCTCAATTGTCCCTCTCGCGTTTCGTTAGCCGCAAGGAGATGAGAGAGATTCGTTCAATTTGCATCATAAGCGCGATTAAAATCGTCCTCATTTTTCAGCATCAAGTCTAACCCGCGCAGACGGCTATATTTTCTCCCGAACTCGT
Coding sequences within it:
- the LOC100122231 gene encoding skin secretory protein xP2, encoding MFLLLALSSWLVASAQASIWPYHGSAAPGSTGAVIVDAGIGSYDYGSAYGIEPQLTLGHANGYGAVIGSGAANSILVKGPKVIVGPGEGPVLVQGPRQSSATIVGPSEGPATIVGPSSGAATIVGPSSGAATIVGPTAGGATIVGPSEGGATIVGPTAGAATIVGPSEGGATIVGPQQAPATIIGPSTRPVAIVGSSRHDGYAHAHAEAHAEAHAHTHANNWVWSQPPIIVKERPTIIREDVHYHHEHHPVVVKQPVYDNHVVCAPAVAGWDTNAAVKAVAHAASHYGPVHVGTAHGRPVVTVSGPLSVHGHGHEHNHVHVESLPRPVAALSGPVAPIAVITGPSGSISTGGSSASSIASAHSSAYAHSNDWAVKKYWYPSPTWRKC